Proteins found in one Flavobacterium channae genomic segment:
- the mgtE gene encoding magnesium transporter: protein MIQIQDKHPADIAEQLAILDKKERDISFLLLGDKKTEVFSYFDDQTKEEIIKSLGDNDLTILINNMSPDDRTGLFENFPDELIKYLVNLLNDTEKNIALNLIGYEKDSIARLMTPHYIQAQPNWTVRKVLDQIKKFGKKAETLNFIYAIDAKGHLIDDLRIGELLMADADTKIADLMDEEFIAIKTTINIEDAFNTFDKYDRSALPIITENNTLVGIVTFDDILDKMKERDTEDIQKFGGVEGLDLSYTKTPLLELVRKRAGWLIILFVGEMLTASAMGYFDGEIQKAVVLALFVPLIISSGGNSGSQAASLIIRAMALRELTLKDWWYVMKKEIFSGLLLGSILGIIGFMRITIWQQVGIYDYGIYWFWVAMTVSISLLFIVLWGTLSGSLIPFLLRKVGLDPATASAPFVATLVDVTGLIIYFSIAALFLSGKLL, encoded by the coding sequence ATGATTCAAATACAAGATAAGCATCCTGCAGATATAGCCGAGCAACTAGCGATTTTAGACAAAAAAGAACGCGATATTTCTTTCTTGTTGTTAGGAGACAAAAAAACAGAAGTCTTCAGTTATTTTGACGACCAAACCAAAGAGGAAATCATTAAGAGCCTAGGCGACAATGACCTTACCATCCTTATCAATAATATGAGTCCGGACGACCGGACCGGTTTATTTGAAAATTTTCCTGACGAACTCATAAAATATTTGGTAAACCTATTAAACGATACTGAAAAAAATATTGCTTTGAACCTCATTGGTTATGAAAAGGACAGTATCGCACGTTTAATGACCCCTCACTACATACAAGCCCAACCAAACTGGACGGTTAGAAAAGTGCTTGACCAAATAAAGAAGTTTGGAAAAAAAGCAGAGACCCTCAATTTTATTTACGCCATTGATGCAAAAGGTCATTTAATTGACGATTTACGCATTGGAGAATTACTTATGGCAGACGCTGATACCAAAATAGCCGATTTGATGGACGAAGAATTTATAGCCATAAAAACCACAATCAATATAGAAGATGCCTTCAATACATTTGATAAATATGACCGTTCTGCTTTACCCATTATCACAGAAAACAACACCTTGGTAGGCATCGTAACCTTTGACGATATCCTTGACAAAATGAAAGAAAGGGATACCGAGGACATCCAAAAATTTGGTGGTGTGGAAGGTTTGGACTTATCCTATACTAAAACCCCTTTGCTCGAATTGGTAAGAAAAAGAGCGGGATGGCTCATTATCCTTTTTGTGGGCGAAATGCTTACCGCATCGGCTATGGGTTATTTTGATGGGGAAATACAGAAAGCGGTTGTTTTAGCGCTATTTGTCCCCTTGATAATTTCTAGTGGTGGAAATTCAGGTTCACAGGCGGCTTCGTTAATCATTAGAGCTATGGCTTTGCGGGAACTAACGCTAAAAGACTGGTGGTATGTAATGAAAAAGGAGATTTTTTCAGGATTGCTTTTGGGGTCTATATTGGGAATAATCGGGTTCATGAGAATAACGATATGGCAACAAGTTGGCATTTATGATTATGGCATTTATTGGTTCTGGGTGGCAATGACAGTATCAATTTCCTTGCTATTCATTGTTTTGTGGGGAACGCTTTCTGGCTCATTGATTCCATTTTTATTACGAAAAGTTGGGCTTGACCCTGCCACAGCTTCTGCTCCTTTTGTAGCGACATTGGTGGATGTAACAGGACTGATTATTTACTTTTCAATTGCAGCACTGTTTCTTTCTGGAAAATTGCTCTAA
- a CDS encoding YceI family protein produces MKTKILMLLLIINNLSFGQDKLITKTGTINFEASVPSFEEIKAKSNSVSCILNTKTGEIASLVLMKSFKFKIALMEEHFNENYVESDKFPKATFKGKIENFDYTKITTTSTSFTLKGKLELHGKSKDITSVIKIKKGKDGIEMVTNFSVNTDDFDIEIPSVVSKKVSKKVNIALEFVLK; encoded by the coding sequence ATGAAAACGAAAATTTTAATGTTACTATTAATAATCAATAATCTGAGTTTCGGACAAGATAAACTGATTACAAAAACTGGAACGATTAATTTTGAAGCTTCTGTTCCATCATTTGAAGAAATCAAAGCCAAAAGCAACAGTGTGTCATGCATTTTAAATACAAAGACAGGTGAAATTGCGTCATTAGTACTCATGAAGAGCTTTAAGTTTAAAATTGCTTTAATGGAAGAACATTTTAATGAAAATTATGTAGAAAGTGATAAATTCCCTAAAGCTACTTTTAAAGGCAAAATAGAAAATTTTGATTATACTAAAATAACGACAACATCTACAAGTTTCACTCTAAAAGGAAAATTAGAATTACATGGAAAATCTAAAGATATTACGTCTGTAATTAAAATAAAAAAAGGAAAAGATGGAATAGAGATGGTAACTAATTTTTCAGTTAATACAGATGATTTCGATATTGAGATTCCGAGTGTCGTAAGTAAAAAAGTCTCTAAGAAAGTAAATATTGCACTTGAATTTGTATTGAAATAG
- a CDS encoding c-type cytochrome, with the protein MKNYNKKLLLLPLILGTLLGCTEDSLSDLGEIQTIENVSYTRDVKPIMENNCVSCHGNPTNFGAPNSLTTYENVKASVLNNLIDRISRTEGTSGAMPLGGPRLTQNEINTITAWQNANFPQ; encoded by the coding sequence ATGAAAAATTATAACAAAAAATTACTTCTATTACCACTTATCTTAGGAACCTTACTAGGTTGCACAGAAGACAGTTTATCTGATTTAGGCGAAATTCAAACCATTGAAAACGTGAGTTACACAAGAGATGTTAAACCTATCATGGAAAACAATTGTGTAAGTTGTCACGGAAATCCAACAAACTTTGGAGCACCCAACTCTTTAACAACATACGAAAATGTTAAAGCTTCGGTTTTAAATAATTTAATTGATCGTATCTCCAGAACCGAAGGAACTTCAGGAGCAATGCCATTAGGAGGTCCTAGATTAACACAAAATGAAATTAACACAATTACAGCGTGGCAAAACGCTAATTTCCCTCAATAA
- a CDS encoding OB-fold protein — MSKKYFRILISIVFLMLLVATTIFIYAYKEHRNISSEKPDYELKAEQLIKEFDSNIEIANQKYADRTIISYGKITSLDLNNRMIVVDEKIVIEFSILISNQLKIGDFLKFKGRFVGFDELFQELKIDQATVLN; from the coding sequence ATGAGTAAAAAATATTTTAGGATATTGATATCAATTGTTTTTTTGATGCTATTAGTTGCTACTACAATTTTTATTTACGCTTACAAAGAGCATCGAAATATCAGTTCTGAAAAGCCAGATTATGAATTGAAAGCTGAACAACTTATCAAAGAATTTGATAGTAATATTGAGATAGCAAATCAAAAATATGCAGACAGAACTATTATTAGTTACGGAAAAATTACAAGTTTGGATTTAAACAACAGAATGATTGTAGTTGATGAAAAAATTGTAATTGAGTTTTCAATTTTAATCTCTAATCAACTTAAAATTGGAGATTTTCTAAAATTTAAAGGAAGATTTGTTGGTTTTGATGAATTATTTCAAGAGTTAAAAATCGATCAAGCTACAGTGTTAAATTAA
- a CDS encoding ankyrin repeat domain-containing protein yields the protein MKLILNLIFFSCSFFSFSQTDIFQIARKGNVEELKSYLKANPNTLNSVNENGSTPLILACYYNNIDVVRELVYQGADIDSKIDMGTALMAAVVKGSDDIVLFLLEKGANPNLKDANQSTALIYATLFKNKEIMSMLIKYKADKNLKDARNLTALDYAKQFNNEELIQILK from the coding sequence ATGAAACTTATATTAAATCTTATTTTCTTTTCGTGCTCTTTTTTTAGCTTTTCTCAAACAGATATTTTTCAAATTGCGAGAAAAGGAAATGTCGAAGAACTAAAAAGTTATTTAAAAGCAAACCCTAATACCTTGAATTCCGTAAATGAAAATGGAAGCACACCATTGATTTTAGCTTGTTATTACAATAATATTGATGTTGTAAGAGAATTGGTATATCAAGGTGCAGATATAGATTCTAAAATAGATATGGGAACAGCTTTAATGGCAGCAGTGGTAAAAGGGAGTGATGATATTGTGCTGTTTTTATTAGAAAAGGGTGCTAATCCCAATTTGAAAGACGCAAATCAATCCACAGCACTTATTTATGCTACCCTATTTAAAAATAAAGAGATAATGTCAATGCTTATCAAATATAAAGCGGATAAAAATCTAAAAGACGCAAGAAATTTAACTGCTCTTGATTATGCAAAACAATTCAATAATGAAGAATTAATACAAATACTAAAATAA
- a CDS encoding T9SS type A sorting domain-containing protein, whose protein sequence is MKKITYFIYLMFISFNTFGQTYSTGTIQLTNTSGLAMTLRLDIGSEVNMILTGPADRWFSVGFGATSMTAGTDVVLCHTNSTLTSFDRVLPGFAAPTVDATQNWTIISNTVSGNVRIITATRALNTGDPNDYVFSSSPSALSIIWARASANNYSLTYHGGANRGATAVNFTLNSDDFALSQFKMYPNPAKSSVNLSFPDGFEKFNIKIYDQWGRIINEFSTNDKNFTFNASNYSSGSYIVKVETNENSFSKILIVE, encoded by the coding sequence ATGAAGAAAATTACTTATTTTATTTATTTAATGTTCATTTCCTTTAACACTTTTGGCCAAACTTATTCAACTGGAACCATCCAACTTACTAATACAAGTGGGCTTGCTATGACATTACGATTGGATATTGGAAGTGAAGTGAATATGATTCTAACAGGTCCAGCAGATCGATGGTTTTCTGTAGGTTTTGGAGCAACTTCCATGACAGCAGGAACAGATGTCGTTCTTTGTCACACAAACTCAACTTTAACTTCTTTCGACAGAGTCTTACCAGGTTTTGCTGCTCCAACTGTAGATGCAACACAAAATTGGACAATTATTTCCAATACTGTCAGTGGTAATGTACGAATAATAACAGCTACAAGAGCATTGAATACAGGTGATCCTAATGATTATGTATTTTCGAGTTCACCTTCGGCATTGAGTATTATTTGGGCAAGAGCATCTGCAAATAATTACTCATTAACATATCATGGAGGAGCTAATAGAGGCGCCACAGCAGTGAATTTCACCTTAAATTCAGATGACTTTGCATTGTCTCAATTTAAAATGTATCCAAATCCTGCAAAAAGTAGTGTAAACCTAAGTTTTCCTGATGGTTTTGAAAAATTTAACATAAAAATATATGACCAGTGGGGAAGGATTATAAATGAATTTTCAACAAATGATAAAAATTTCACTTTTAATGCATCTAATTATTCAAGTGGCTCGTATATAGTTAAAGTAGAAACTAACGAAAATTCATTTTCCAAGATATTGATAGTAGAATAA
- a CDS encoding DUF5777 family beta-barrel protein, which produces MNEIDSVPQNQIAESAFKSLKIVNLESTKLASKGDFYFIVAHRFGFVKNGFDDFFGLDNANTQLKFLYGVNDWLTVHVSRSGFQETYDVAGKYRLFSQGENDFPVTIVGFNSIAINTELKEKDYPKLKFENRLSYVTQLLISRKFSEKLSLELAPTIFHENTLRDILDENNMVISPHPQDNTQYAIGLGGRYKLTKRWSFNIDYAAHLNRASESIYKNPLSIGFDLETGGHVFQMHFTNATAMHETGYLGQTVGDWTKGEFGFGFNLVRVF; this is translated from the coding sequence TTGAACGAAATCGACTCAGTTCCTCAAAATCAGATAGCTGAATCAGCTTTTAAATCCTTAAAGATTGTTAATTTAGAGTCTACAAAATTAGCTTCCAAAGGCGATTTTTACTTCATTGTAGCGCACAGATTTGGATTTGTAAAAAATGGTTTTGACGATTTTTTTGGTTTGGATAATGCCAATACTCAATTAAAATTTTTATATGGAGTAAACGATTGGTTAACTGTTCATGTGTCGAGAAGTGGTTTTCAAGAAACCTATGATGTAGCAGGGAAGTATCGATTGTTTTCTCAAGGTGAAAATGATTTTCCAGTAACGATTGTCGGATTCAATAGTATTGCTATTAATACTGAGCTAAAAGAAAAAGATTATCCGAAATTGAAGTTTGAAAATCGATTGAGTTATGTGACTCAACTCTTAATTTCTAGAAAATTTTCAGAAAAATTGTCTTTAGAATTGGCTCCAACTATTTTCCATGAAAATACTTTACGTGATATTTTAGATGAAAATAATATGGTGATTTCTCCACATCCACAAGACAATACACAATACGCTATTGGATTAGGTGGACGTTATAAACTAACTAAACGTTGGTCGTTTAATATTGATTATGCTGCACATTTAAATAGAGCAAGTGAATCGATTTATAAAAATCCCTTATCAATAGGTTTTGATTTAGAAACAGGTGGTCACGTTTTTCAAATGCATTTTACAAACGCTACCGCTATGCATGAAACAGGATATTTAGGACAAACTGTTGGTGATTGGACAAAAGGAGAATTTGGTTTCGGATTTAATTTGGTAAGAGTTTTTTAA